One window from the genome of Natronomonas pharaonis DSM 2160 encodes:
- a CDS encoding DUF5787 family protein, whose protein sequence is MKEFGFELRVCAWAERHWQPSGDGRVLVARQLGTRSRRWDTVIIETTETALTQRAAFGPERLDSDLLFVAQHAPTGWDYYRDCLPDPGYPWRYVRESIHRAADRGFIETRRDGNRIEIRRRYRYPDWVDRIVAIENKPDLDASAARRLAEQLEHDVALGLADEVWLATNTTGDDIEPALLEAMPVDVGILAVDADGIHAERVWNPRTLDASSPGVRPTDRCDGRIDFEYADADWKQRKRLEIAERAYERGWRSYAETMRPDCRHFELRDPAGPFPWCAAKEREPTATECSGRCVDFEPEPPAWRSKEWPLSGGPGRAVSQLLDRKRQRRR, encoded by the coding sequence GTGAAAGAGTTCGGTTTCGAGCTACGCGTTTGTGCGTGGGCCGAGCGCCACTGGCAGCCGTCCGGTGACGGACGCGTCCTCGTCGCCCGGCAGCTCGGAACCAGAAGCCGTCGCTGGGACACCGTCATCATTGAGACGACCGAGACGGCGCTGACGCAGCGAGCAGCCTTCGGCCCCGAACGCCTTGATTCGGACCTGCTGTTTGTCGCCCAACACGCTCCGACCGGGTGGGACTATTACCGAGACTGCCTTCCTGACCCCGGCTACCCGTGGCGGTATGTCCGTGAGTCGATACACCGAGCGGCCGACCGCGGGTTCATCGAGACTCGTCGCGACGGCAACCGCATCGAAATCCGCCGACGGTATCGGTATCCCGACTGGGTCGACCGCATCGTTGCCATCGAGAACAAGCCCGACCTTGATGCGTCGGCGGCACGACGACTGGCCGAACAGCTCGAACACGATGTCGCCCTTGGGTTGGCCGACGAGGTGTGGCTAGCAACGAACACGACGGGCGATGATATCGAACCCGCGTTGCTCGAAGCGATGCCGGTCGATGTCGGTATCCTCGCCGTCGATGCTGACGGCATCCACGCCGAGCGTGTCTGGAACCCCCGTACGCTCGATGCGTCTTCTCCCGGTGTCCGTCCCACCGACCGGTGTGACGGCCGTATCGACTTCGAATACGCCGACGCCGACTGGAAGCAGCGGAAGCGGCTGGAAATCGCCGAACGAGCCTACGAACGCGGCTGGCGTTCCTACGCCGAGACAATGCGGCCCGACTGCCGCCACTTCGAGCTACGCGACCCCGCCGGTCCGTTTCCGTGGTGTGCCGCAAAGGAACGGGAACCTACCGCTACGGAGTGTTCCGGCCGCTGTGTCGACTTCGAACCCGAACCGCCCGCGTGGCGCTCGAAGGAGTGGCCGCTGTCCGGCGGCCCGGGGCGTGCCGTTTCGCAGTTGCTCGACCGGAAGCGCCAGCGACGGCGCTAA
- a CDS encoding SRPBCC family protein — protein sequence MTVRVERVFDIPVPPEGVWSVIADPKTRAESISVVEEYETTGDRTAVWHVSLPIPRVDRTIRIETEDIERDEPEYVKFTGRSKAMYVQGEHELEPTDEGTRLTNRFVVDGRLPGVETYFKRKLDDELANLEAVVLESVNTEGTDDG from the coding sequence ATGACTGTACGCGTCGAGCGCGTCTTCGACATTCCGGTGCCACCGGAGGGGGTTTGGTCGGTCATCGCCGACCCGAAGACGCGAGCCGAGTCGATAAGCGTCGTCGAGGAGTACGAGACGACCGGCGACAGAACCGCTGTCTGGCACGTCTCGCTGCCGATTCCACGCGTTGACCGGACGATACGAATCGAGACAGAGGACATCGAGCGGGACGAACCGGAGTACGTGAAGTTCACCGGTCGCTCCAAAGCCATGTACGTACAGGGTGAACACGAACTCGAACCGACCGACGAGGGGACTCGCCTCACGAACCGTTTCGTCGTTGACGGCCGCCTCCCGGGCGTCGAGACCTACTTCAAGCGAAAGCTCGACGATGAACTGGCGAACCTCGAAGCCGTCGTCTTGGAGTCGGTCAACACCGAGGGGACGGACGACGGATGA
- a CDS encoding nitrilase-related carbon-nitrogen hydrolase, whose product MRLALAQLEITPRDVEENVTRAVDAIADAAAAGADCVVLPEIFDVGYFAFDSYERYAQPLDGATHQRLREAAVEFDVAVLAGTVVEDLAASADAAQPVPAEEGLANTAVLFDSDGERQLVYRKHHLFGYESAEAELLVPGERLPTANICGHTVAVTTCYDLRFPELYRQLAEKDVTMVLVPSAWPYPRIEHWKLLPRARAVENLLYVGAVNGSATFDDASLVGRSTIYDPWGTPVAAADDGPTLVVADCPPDRVADVRSEFPALDDRRDGLR is encoded by the coding sequence ATGAGACTCGCGCTTGCCCAACTGGAGATAACGCCGCGAGACGTCGAAGAAAACGTTACGAGAGCCGTCGACGCGATTGCGGACGCCGCTGCCGCCGGGGCCGACTGTGTTGTGCTGCCGGAGATATTCGACGTCGGGTACTTCGCCTTCGATAGCTACGAGCGCTACGCACAGCCGCTCGACGGCGCGACTCACCAGCGGCTCCGTGAGGCAGCCGTCGAGTTCGATGTGGCCGTGCTGGCGGGGACAGTCGTTGAGGACCTCGCGGCGTCGGCCGACGCGGCACAGCCTGTGCCGGCCGAGGAGGGGCTCGCCAACACCGCTGTCCTGTTCGACAGCGACGGCGAGCGACAACTCGTCTATCGGAAGCACCATCTCTTCGGGTACGAATCCGCCGAAGCAGAGCTGCTCGTCCCCGGAGAACGGCTCCCAACGGCCAACATCTGCGGACACACCGTCGCCGTAACGACGTGTTATGACCTCCGGTTCCCGGAACTCTACCGCCAGCTCGCCGAAAAGGACGTTACGATGGTGCTTGTCCCGAGCGCGTGGCCGTACCCGCGCATCGAACACTGGAAGCTCCTGCCGCGCGCCCGCGCCGTCGAGAACCTGCTGTATGTCGGGGCCGTCAATGGCTCTGCGACGTTCGACGACGCATCGCTCGTCGGGCGGTCGACTATCTACGACCCGTGGGGAACCCCGGTCGCCGCTGCCGACGATGGGCCGACGCTCGTCGTCGCCGACTGTCCGCCTGACCGTGTCGCCGATGTTCGGTCGGAGTTCCCGGCGCTTGATGACCGCCGCGATGGCCTGCGGTGA
- a CDS encoding DUF7123 family protein, translating to MSELSEEDERILAHLRERAKGGDRYFRAKHIADAIDLTAKQVGARLPRLAEQSEDVDIEKWSRARSTTWRVTPE from the coding sequence ATGAGCGAACTGAGCGAGGAAGACGAGCGCATCCTCGCCCACCTCAGAGAGCGCGCCAAAGGTGGTGACCGCTACTTCCGTGCCAAGCATATCGCCGACGCCATCGACCTCACTGCCAAGCAGGTCGGTGCCCGGCTGCCACGGCTCGCAGAACAGTCTGAGGACGTCGACATCGAGAAGTGGTCACGCGCTCGCTCGACGACGTGGCGAGTTACCCCTGAGTGA
- a CDS encoding DUF7525 family protein: METANSTDKGVGFSMLFGVIAVLGAVGLAVFGVTGDQLAAGWSFAVAVAAGGLSVAAYHLYS; this comes from the coding sequence ATGGAAACCGCTAACTCGACGGACAAGGGTGTCGGCTTCTCGATGCTATTCGGCGTCATCGCCGTCCTCGGCGCGGTCGGGCTCGCCGTCTTCGGAGTTACGGGCGACCAGTTGGCCGCCGGCTGGTCCTTCGCGGTCGCGGTCGCCGCTGGCGGCCTCTCCGTCGCCGCGTACCACCTGTACAGCTAG